The Solanum lycopersicum chromosome 2, SLM_r2.1 DNA window aaaggagaggagaaaaacGTTCAGACGCACCAGGGTAGCACCAAGCGCGGCGCACCTGCGCCAGAGGGCCTGGAGGGGGGCGCCTGCAGTGCGCCATTTAAGTGCTTCAATCAGATGGGGCTGGCGAGGCGCGCCCCAAACACGCTTGAATTGGTATTTTTCTCTCGTTTTTCGTAATTTGGTCCAATTAAGCTCTTCTAAGGTGTTTTGACACTTCTTAgtgattctaactactctaaatgacttctaatcATGTAGAAATCATCCAGAAACACGAAATTACAACCTTGAATCtgtaacttcaaattcaaggaaaagtTAGAACCAAGTATAGAGAATTCCTAAAGTCCTTTctagaagtcttttacaaatacttttaacttgttttaagaGTTAAAGATCAGTTTGAGTAAGGACTTACCTAGTAAGGACTAAAGATAAGTAGGAGAAGTTCTTTTCAAGCTTCATATGTCTTTTAAAAATGTTTCAAGTatcattttaagacttaaacTTGAGTTTAGTTCAGAGTAAAGTGAGGTATTTCTTCAAAAAAGTATGtggaaactaagtattcccaaaggaacattaaaatatttttatttaaaaataaggaaactaagattttcaaagagccttcgggctagttttcaattaaaaagaaatagctttctaaatgaagcaagcagggaaattgagatttcaaagatagactttgAGCGATAATCTCAAAccacaaaataaatatgttttaaatcATAAGAGTCAGTATATTTTGGTAGTATTTTTCATCACCGGTATGAgggagagttcagataactcacagcctccataaaccatgtagccaccatgggtagaaaagaaTCATACTTtatagatgaacccttttcacagTAGActgtagctcttaagtgatggttgtcggttatacaaactcccacagaagttaaatgtatgtgtatatatacattagTTTAATTGTATCCTTGTACACATTCAGAACTTACATCctgttttcaaaaaatattttctttgtattacaTTTGCtattaaatttctttaaattaatttgagtCAGTATTATTGAGTCATATTATTCATGAGTAGAGaagagtcaaggtaagtgttccttcttactccttTCAAACCTAAgttgttttagcattccaactcacatacccgtatattcaatgtactgatgtcgcTTGATTTGCATCGTATCTTGATGCAGATGCAGGTAACGAGGATCGTCATTCGACGCTCCCTTGATCCAGTTGATCACcccagagtcagttggtgagcctccttgcattccggaggactccttttattattttttcagtattttctttattatgatgTTGCAGGGTCTTCCCAACATCCATTAAAATTTTagaaggcttcatagatagacaattAGATTTTAATCCTATAgtattttcattatctttctattTGTTAAGACTTGGGTTGCCACTTTTGGCCAATTGAATGTTTCATCTTTAAAACATTCTTAGGTTCATCAGTTAGTTGAGTTATTGGTCATCGTATAACTGTGTGTAttgtcttccgctgagttaagtaagtcacgCCAAGGTTCCGCTCGAGGCCAGCAATGATCTTCTAGTGCCGACCATGTCCAGGATGTAGGCTCGGAGCATGACATTAGGATTAGGAGTTATGACCAAAAGGACCTAGTTTAGGCATTGATCACCAAGAAAAAAGACCTAAAAGCCCCTTACAAATAATTGTCAGACCCTTCTACAGTTTGGACCTACGAACAACCATTGAAAAGTATAGAACTTTTGATTTAGCCTCATTTTGACGGAATCTGTCTATGACTCATAGGTCTTCCTACAGTCCATAGACTAGACTCCAACTGTAGCAACCAACTTAACCTTCAAAATTTCACTAAGTCTAGGACTCACCTATGAGACCTATTAACGACTTGTACGAAGAATGACAGACCGTCCTGGTGAACCGTACAAAGGGTACTGGGacttgatttttgaaaaattatgttcTCTCTTCCATTGGTAGCAGCTATCTACGATCCATAGATTGGACCCATAGACACAATCTTCAAcctaaaataacatttttttctttctttttctgaatCACAAGGTGTTACATTAGCACCTCAAATCCTCAAAACGGCTTCCGAAACTACTTTTAAGCAATTTAGCCTTTTGAAACTCAAAACTTACTAAATTCTTCAGTTTTTACTCAACTCTTAAAACCAACATTCAAAACTCAACATACTTAATATGATAAATTACATATGTACACATCTTTTCTTtccataattttcattattcccTACTAGTtctaaaatttttcaaaatctcATATTTTACTCTCTAGCCCCCTggatacataaatcatatctCCCAAAACCAATATTTATTCCTTCCTTATTTCAATCCACAAATCTCTGTATTTTAAGTTACACAATCTTAAAAGTTATTTCTCATTCaagtttaaaatttgatattttgttatttgttatatattattgaattaaaaatgaaaacttagtatttaatgaaatttaatttaacctcaaaaagatgaattatcactattttttaaaagatgtaATAGCAAAAGATATATGttaccaaaataataaatactaacTCACTAATACATGTCTTAAATTAGGAACATATCTAcgtgaaataaataattatgtgatGATGATAAACTTCTACAatgtaaattagaaaaaaagtaatggtagtagtttttatttagtaataattagtataatatttgtaaatttttcatagttagttaattatattgtcgttgaaaatttttcttgaaaaatatatatttttaaaaatatttctactaTTGAAAAACGTCTGCCATGGCATGACCATCACTAACAAagatacaaaattttaatgtaTCTTTCGTTTATTTTGAGTCTTAAATTTGTCTATATTAGTGTCATCATTGATCTGATACATCACTGCTACACTAACTTGTGttttatgaaatgtataatgttCACATTTAAGGTATTGACACATAACTCTAATGTTCTTGAATCTTTGATTAGTGTTTATCAcgttcaatataaatatatttgatacataAAGTTTGTGTTATTTTGGAACAATtacatgtatattttattttttttaattttaaaatatagtattTCTGAAACAAAATACGATACACAAATATAATGTATCATACACTATTTTTTAAGTTATGAtacgtaaatttaaatttatgttaaatgtatCCGATACATAAAAATTATCGAACAATAATGTATCGATCTCAATATTACTAcaatgcattttttaaaaaatttaaaattgccgtatttctcaaacaaaataagagacttaaataataatgtatcatacACTATTTCTCTAGTTATGATACGCacattcaaatttatactaaaCGTATGTGATACACAACAATTACCAAATAATAATGCATTGAtctcaaacttaaaattttatgggTAACACTTACTTATTTAATGTACCTAGTAGAAATTCaacatttatcaatttaaatcgAAAGGATCTTTATGATCTCAAACAAAATAAgacacataaataataatatatcatgcactatttttttagttacgatacgtaaatttgaatttatgctaaatgtatctgatacataaCAATTACAAAATCATAATGTATCGATCTCAAACCTAAAATCTTGTGGGCAACACTTTCTTATTGAGTGTACCTAGTAGAAATATAacacttatcaatttaaattgaaatgatatcttctcaaaaaaatttgataattttcaatcaaaattgaaagaatcttcaatgaactaggagaataattttgaaattcaaaatttcaacaattttgaatcaaaacgGAAAGGATCTTCAATGAACTGGAGAAGAATTtagaatctcaaaatttttgacAATCTTGAATCAAAATCGAAAGgatatttgatgaacttgaagatTCACAAAATAAATCGTTTctccaacaacaattccataCAATTCTTCATATCTCATCTCGCCTTccaaaattttgacaaatttttttatgagatAGAGAGAACgatgaacaagaagaagaaatttaattttttgatttttttggttaGTTACACTATAAGATTTTGAATTCTTGACAGTAATTTTGAATGGAATAACCTAATTTGTGGGATATTGATTTAACTTTCAGCTTTCCCCCTTAATTAGTGCAACAAATGAATTATAtgagattttaaattaattttactgTTTGTTTTCCCTTAATAAGTGCAACACATTGAtacataatatatcaaaaatagtaTATACGGATCCTTAATTATGTATCTCAAATgcctaaaaaaatatgatatttaggtaattataaaaataatagaaatggAAGGTAATTAAGATTTTACACACTgatatttatttaagttatgcTAATTAATATGGGGTCAATATTGGGAGGGAAATAGTAATTTCATGATAATAGTAAAAATGACCAATCAGGTTATTACAgacatgaatttttaaaaaaaataggaaaaaaatcaaaattttaagcaCAAAAAGAATTTTGATAGTTCAAATTAGAAAACGAATACagaaaaaattaagtaattacACAACTTTGAGATAACATAATCTCCAAAAGATTCCGACCTATGAATTAATTATGACTGTTTTTTATCTTCTCTCTGAACCTCTGATTATATCTCTCCACCTCAATAAGATACAATATAACTTTTATTGGTGTATAATGtatctaatataaatattattgttgatacataaatttaattatttcaaattaaaagcaatatgaattttgtttatagttatgtatataatacataacttatATCTGATACATTGATTATGTATTGTTTGTTATATATTgtgaagaaataatatatttgtgagTTTTGGAAAATCCAAAATTATTGTAATCTGAGAAACTTTCGAATTAagatgtaattaattattttgtggGCTTCCAGGCAATATGGTGTGTTGTTTCCCATTTCTTGAAAGAAAGGCCAAGTTCAAACTTCAAATTATACAAGAATTCATAATAATCTCATTAAGAATAAGAGTACTAAATAATGTATCAAAATGAGGTAAAATGGGGTTTGAACATACAACCTAACCTTTGAAGTTTATaaccaaacaaattgaaatttaGTTTAAGGATTGTCACCATTTGGTATTTTCCTCTTCTCACTATATACACATATTTGGTAATCTTTGTAATGTCATGTGACACCATTAAACCTTCCTAAATCTGCACCTGAGTGTATGATCTTCTTATGAGTTACTGTAAGAAGAATATTAATATCAAGACCATTCTGAAAGTATATCAAAGACAAAAGTATAAGGACCAAAATGGGCCGAAGCAACAGCCAAAGTTGGAAGTGTTAAATGGGTGAGATAGGTTGAAATTAGAGATATTGAAATTGGGTCATGACATGTCCAGATTTACTTTAGGCTCAGATGGGCAAAAAATCAAGTTTCGTCATGACTCGTTTAACCTCAATAATTATATACTGTGATTTAACTTTGGGGAAAGAGTCAACAATACTCTTAAactagggataatgcacaagtatcccctcaacctatgcccgaaatttcagagagacacacttatactatactaaggtcctattattcctctgaacttattttataagtaattttctaccccttttcggcctacgtggcactagcttgaaagaaaaaagtcaaccagcgttggacccacaagatagtgtcacgtaaacgaaaaaggagtagaaatttattaataaaataagttcaggtgagtaataagaccttagtatagtataagtgtgtctctgagatttcggacataggttgagggggtacttgtgcattatcccctTAAACTATGTGTAAGGAACAATTCAAATGCCCTTCGTTTATAGTTTGGTTCAAAAATGTCCTTACCGTCAATACTTTGGCTCAAAAATGCCCTTAAACTATATGAAAGGAACAAAAATGCCCACCTTTTGTTGTTTGGTCCAAGAATATCTCTGTCGTCAATATTTTGATCCAaaaatgttgttattgttgtataaTGGGTCAAAAATgctcatttttcaaataagtatactattatttcttttaatacgTTCTTTTTctaatactatatttttttaaaaaaaatagcaaatgCTAATCCTActtcaatttagaaaaaaataaaaaaatatattttttattttattatcattatctattatcgttatataaatataaattatgatgaatatactataattatgtatatatgaaatatattatatgtcaAAAGAGTACATGCAATTATTCTGTTTTAATTGATAAATCGATATTtaataagaaggaaaaaaacattttttacatttttattcctTGAAGTGATTTTAGAAGAAATATAGCAAGAATAATGTTCTTTAATCACATTTTAATTAGAAAGAAGACGtgtttaaaaagaatatatatatatatatatatatatatatatatatatatatatatatatatatttgtaaaagggcatttttgacccattttatAACTATAGGGACAATTCTGGATTAAAATATTAACTGCAAGAGCATTTTGAGCGAGAGTATTGACGGTTAGGGTATTTTTGAGCTAAATCATAAACGAATGGTATCTTTTGTTCCTTTCACATAGTTTAAGGGCATTTCTAACgcttttttctttaaattttataatcataatttgaaGGGAAAATACACAAGTACTCCTAGACTATGATCGAAATTTTAGACACACACCCTTTGACTTatctttttttgtgattttgtgtactttttgtcttacgtggcacGCTCTgtgactccacgcaattgaTACGCTTTggagatatttggatgtcacgtaagctaaaaaggtgtacaaaattacaaaaaaaaaaatcaggaataatagaaccttagtttagttaagttatatctctgaaatttcgatcTTAGTCTAGAGAACACTTGTgcatttttcataatttgaatttcaagtcaagaaaataagaaaaataaggtaCAAATGGATGTATAAAtcgtataaaatataaaattgatagTGATGTCCTCTACGGCATGATATGGAAAGAGTTTAAAGAATGGAGGGTggtaatttatataatttttgtcaAATAGAATATTTTGTCCAATGAAGCCAACAAGAGAATGTAATAAAAAAGAGAGCTGTGTTGTTTTGTCCAGTGAAGCCAACCACAGAGTAATGAGTGATATCAATCTCACACCTTCgagaaaatgtataaatattctTTCAATTTATGTCCGAAATtatagagacacacttatactacaTTAAGATTCTATTAATCCTCTGGATATATTTTAGATcgaaaaagatataaaattattatatattattataagtaggaAGATTTTAAGTTTAAAGTTAGATCACAAACATGTCCTTcactaattattaaattaaaaaatattttactaatttttaaaactaactcaataataacaattaaactAGACCAAATACATGATTAGATGTTACAacttatcatttttcatttcttaatgAATTTGATTGTTAAAACTTTTTAGCTTCTACTATTAAACACATTCATGTACAAACCTTTTATGTACTTAATTTCTTCCTTTATAAATcggataaaaaatattaatccacCACACTTTGTTTTCATCATCTAATAGTTCTTCTGTAAGGAGTATTTTTTATTGGTCActatttttctattgatttgtgtattctttcattttttattttcatggttctTGGAGAAACACATAATCTAATAgttcttgtaatatttttttattggtcactatttttcttattggtttgtttccttcattcatttttttatttttaatgattgttGGAGTATTTATATCCCAAGATTGCTCATCActcaccaaaaaaaaatgttgatattTAAGTTGTAGGCAAAAAGTAAACACTAAAAAAAGTTTATGTTATATGCATAAAAAGACATAGGAGTACGTCAGACAATGCCGAACAATTTTATATCTTGGGCCTGTATAAATTATAACAGCAATAGAGGTCAAACGTGCAAAGCATGTTTCCAGAACtagttaataaaataaattcagaggGTCAATAGGAGCTTAGTGTAGTATAAGTTTATCTCTATGATTTTGAACATAGTTGAGTGGgtatttgtgcattttccctaattttgatacgaaacaaaaaaaattatttaaatgtatttttgtgACTTACGGATGAAGACAATTGGAGACAAAGTCCACttcaaaatagaatattaaacATGATTAGTTGACTGTTAAAGTAGCCTTCCCTACACTTGTGCTCCATTGCTTATCTTCACTTTGATTCCACttaatcaaaagaagaaaatgtcTCATCAATTTGTTCATCATGTATTTTTAAGTTTCATAAGCAATACCTTTGGAGATCATCTTCATACAGCTTTGTTAACTGCTGGTATCCCTTCATTTAGACCTGATGATAAAAAGCTGCAGAATGCAATTCAAGAATCAAGAATTCTAATAGCTATCATTTCAAAAGACTATGCTTCTTCACATAGATGCCTTGATGAACTCACCCATATGATTCAAACCAGAAAATCTTTTGGGAATTTTCTTCTCCCTGTATTTTATGATGTCGATCCATCAGATGTGAGGAAGCAGAAAGGGACGTTTGAACAACCTTTCTTTAACTTCGAAAAGAGGTATAAAACAGAGAAGGTGGATCAATGGAGGGCTGCTTTGAGAGAAGTTGCTGATTTGGGAGGAATGGTCTTACAGAACCAAGCTGATGGGTAATgtttttcttcataaaattatCTGTTTAGGTCATTCAATTCTTGTTTACTAAATTGTAAAACTATTTCAGATCTGAATCAAGGTTTATACAAGAGATTGTTAAGGTGGTTGTAGGAAAATTGAGACGTACTGTATTAAGTGTTGCTCCTCGTCCAGTCGGAATAGATTGTCGAGTCAAAGAAATTGATTTGTGGTTAAAAGAGGGATACAATTATGTCGATATTCTTGCTATACATGGTATGGGAGGTATTGGCAAAACTACGATAGCTAAAACAGCTTATAACCTGAATTTTCATAGATTTGAAGGCAGTAGCTTCCTTGCTGATGTGGGAAAAGTTTTAGAAAAGTATGACGGTTTAGGTCGTTTACAAAGACAACTTCTTTCCAATATTCTTGGGAAGGATGTCGAAAAGAtatataatgttaatgaaggGTCCGTCAAGATTCAAGAAGCTATCAGCTGCAAAAGAGTTCTTCTTGTTCTTGATGATATAGACAACATAGATCAGCTAAATGCGGTACTCGGTATGAGGGATTGGTTTTCTCCAGGTAGCAAAATTATCATAACAACGAGAAATGGTCATTTATTAAGTTCTACTGAAGCATGTAGATGTAGGATGTATAAGCTAAAGACTTTGGATGCCAAAGAATCACTTCAGTTGTTCAGTTGGTATGCATTTGGTGAAGAAAGCCCCCCGTTAGAATATATGGATCTTACGATAGATGTTGTACATCATTGTAAAGGAATTCCGTTAGCTCTTAAAGTTTTGGGTTCGTCTCTTGGTGACTTAAGTATAGAGATTTGGGGAAGTGCATTAAGGAAATTGAAAGATATTCCAGACAGTAAAATCCTTGAAAAACTAAGGATAAGTTATGAATGTCTACCAGATGATAATGTTCAAAACCTATTCCTCGATATTGTCTGTTTCTTTGCTGGTAAGGACAAAGATTATGCAGTAAGAATACTTGATGGATGTGGTTTCTTTTCGGTCATTGGCATTCAGATTCTTGTTGACCGATGCCTATTGGAAATTGACCATAACAAACTGATGGTGCATCAATTACTTCAAGACATGGGAAGAGAAATTATTCGGGAAGAATCCCCTTGGGAGCCTAGTAGTCAAAGCAGGATTTGGAAACACAAAGATGCCTTTAACATATTGCAGGGGAAGACAGTAACAAATCTGACTCTGAGATTTTTAACGTGCAATCATCCATATCTATGTGCCTTAATGTATGATTTTTCGTTTTCCTGTAGGGTACTGAAAGGATCCAAGGTCTAGTTCTTGACATCCGGATGCTGAAGAAAGTAGAATATGTTGGTCAAAAATTGAACGGAAATGATGTTGGGCACCGGCAACTTGATGTGAGATCACTGAGAATGACTGATGCTAACTCACAAGGGAGACAGAGTTTAACTGTTCTTGAGCTGTTCAGAAATGTCTTTTCAGAAACTTCAAATGTTGTACAGTTGGAAATCGATGCATTTTCAAGAATGAAGAAGCTGAGAATTCTACGGCTAACAGAAGCAAAATTCACTGGTAGCTACCAATGGTTTCCGAAGAGATTAAAATTGCTTCATTGGCGTGGATTCCTTTTGAAGTCCATTCCAAAGGATTTGCCTTTGGAGAGCCTGGTTGCTCTGGATATGAGGAGGAGCAGATTGCAACAAGCCTGGGAGGGAACTAGGGTAAAGTTTTTATCGTCAGTTTTGGCATTGACAGTAGGGAAGTTGATAGTAAGTTAATAGACCTGAATCCTGATATACTTGTTATTGGCTATTGCAGATGCTCAAGTTATTAAAAATTCTCAATTTCAGTCATTCTCATTTCCTAAGAAGAACTCCTGATTTTTCCGGGCTTCCTAATCTGGAAAAACTCATTTTGAAGGATTGTGTAAGATTGTTCCATATTCATGAATCGATTGGAGATCTAGAGGAACTTGTTCTCTTGAACCTGAGAGACTGCAAGAGTCTATCGAATCTTCCAAGAAGCTTTTGTAAGCTCAAGTCCTTGGAAACACTCATCATTTCTGGCTGTTATGGACTTGCCCTATCAACAATCGATCTACGAAATCTGGAATCTTTGAGAACCCTTCATGCAGATGAAATTAATTACGGTCACGAGAAATCATGGGTTGCACTCTGGCAATCTTGGTCATCCAAATTAACAAAATCCCCAGATTATGACAACTTCTCTTTATATTCTTTATCAAGTTCCCTGGTTAGCTTAAGTCTGGCAAGATGCAAGCTAACAGATGATGCTCTATCACTTGGTGTTAACAACCTCTTCTCCTTACGCCATTTGAATCTAAGTGGAAACCTGATCTCTAACCTACCACAGAGTATAACAAATCTATGTATGCTTCAGGACCTTTGGCTAGACGCGTGCCCAAACCTCCAATCACTCCCCAATCTTCCTTCAACGCTCATCAAGCTGAAGGCTACAGAATGCACATTACTAGAAAGAGTTACAACTATGCCAAGCTTATTGGAGACTCATAGATTATTCTTGGATGTTAGAGGCAGCGAGAAACTAACTGAGATTCCTGGATTGTTCAAGCTGGAGCCAGTAAGAAATTTTGAAGAGGAAATGGTGAACACTCTGAACCATCTAAACCTGGATGATATACAAAACGCAGAAGTGGAACTATTTAATAGGCTTACcaacacaaaaaagaaaaattcagtGCAGGTAACTTTTGTCTGTCAAATGTGTTTCATCTGTCTTGTAAGCTTCTTTCCTACTAAAACCACCTCGACAATTAACAAAACATGTTTCATAAGAAGGAACGAGTGAAATCtgctaaatatttcttttttcccATAGGGACTCTATGAGTTTGGCATCTTCAGCACTTACTTTCCTGGAAGCGAGATCCCAAGTTGGTTCAGCATGAAGGGCGAAGAAAACTTACTGACTCTGAAAGTGAATTCTCTTACTAATACAAAGATAATAGGACTTAATATCTGCATTGTATATTCACGTTCCGATCATCAGAAATCCCGATGCTGGGAAGAAAACCAACTTGCGAACTGGTATTCCTTCTTCATCAAACTGAATAATTTGTCCAAGGGTGTCAAATGGATTTATGAGCCTACATTCATAGGCATTCCAGGACCAAATGagaacttgacatttttatgcCACTGGAAATTGGGAAAGTACCTTGAAGCTAATGACGAGGTTAACGTCTCAATAATAGGGTGGAGTAATACTTTTCAGATGAAAGATTTCGGAGTTAGCCTTGAGTGTGACACAGTAGATGCAGATCTATCCGTACCATCAAACGAGCTTGCAATAAAAAGTAGTGATCCCAGTGCTTATCTATCTGGACAGTGTGTCATGGAAAGATATATGCCCGTGTATCAGCTAGCATGGAATCATTACTGCTTTTCTCACCCTGACTACTTTTTGTTTAATGGACACCAAAGGAAACAAGCAACAATGAGGTTTATTTTGTACCAAAAGTTATTCGATGATTTTGGGCAGAGTATGTACTGCAGGTTTAAGATTTATAAGCTTTCTGTTTCTACAATATTTCTTGTTACTGACCAGTAACATGCTTTCATGAAGGTCCTATAGATGCTGGAACACAAGATGATAGTGACATTGATATCTATCATGAGAAATATGCTGAGGAGGCTGCCTTGGCAGAACTAGAAGACGACATGGAATGGCCTTGGTAAAGAGCGATGACTGGTGCAGCGATCTTATATATTGGTTTAGTTAGCTATTACATGATTGACAAACTATTAGGTGATGTGTATCTTATAAAGTACACAACATATATCTTCTGGCTAGAGGATTGGACAACAATTACGCATACAAAACAGAAAAGTTGATGATTTATCCAATTTAGAGTACAAAACAGAAAAGGTGAACTACCAACAGGCAACAAAAAATCTTATTTCAAGAAGCTATATTTC harbors:
- the LOC101264270 gene encoding disease resistance protein RPV1-like isoform X1, whose product is MSHQFVHHVFLSFISNTFGDHLHTALLTAGIPSFRPDDKKLQNAIQESRILIAIISKDYASSHRCLDELTHMIQTRKSFGNFLLPVFYDVDPSDVRKQKGTFEQPFFNFEKRYKTEKVDQWRAALREVADLGGMVLQNQADGSESRFIQEIVKVVVGKLRRTVLSVAPRPVGIDCRVKEIDLWLKEGYNYVDILAIHGMGGIGKTTIAKTAYNLNFHRFEGSSFLADVGKVLEKYDGLGRLQRQLLSNILGKDVEKIYNVNEGSVKIQEAISCKRVLLVLDDIDNIDQLNAVLGMRDWFSPGSKIIITTRNGHLLSSTEACRCRMYKLKTLDAKESLQLFSWYAFGEESPPLEYMDLTIDVVHHCKGIPLALKVLGSSLGDLSIEIWGSALRKLKDIPDSKILEKLRISYECLPDDNVQNLFLDIVCFFAGKDKDYAVRILDGCGFFSVIGIQILVDRCLLEIDHNKLMVHQLLQDMGREIIREESPWEPSSQSRIWKHKDAFNILQGKTGTERIQGLVLDIRMLKKVEYVGQKLNGNDVGHRQLDVRSLRMTDANSQGRQSLTVLELFRNVFSETSNVVQLEIDAFSRMKKLRILRLTEAKFTGSYQWFPKRLKLLHWRGFLLKSIPKDLPLESLVALDMRRSRLQQAWEGTRMLKLLKILNFSHSHFLRRTPDFSGLPNLEKLILKDCVRLFHIHESIGDLEELVLLNLRDCKSLSNLPRSFCKLKSLETLIISGCYGLALSTIDLRNLESLRTLHADEINYGHEKSWVALWQSWSSKLTKSPDYDNFSLYSLSSSLVSLSLARCKLTDDALSLGVNNLFSLRHLNLSGNLISNLPQSITNLCMLQDLWLDACPNLQSLPNLPSTLIKLKATECTLLERVTTMPSLLETHRLFLDVRGSEKLTEIPGLFKLEPVRNFEEEMVNTLNHLNLDDIQNAEVELFNRLTNTKKKNSVQGLYEFGIFSTYFPGSEIPSWFSMKGEENLLTLKVNSLTNTKIIGLNICIVYSRSDHQKSRCWEENQLANWYSFFIKLNNLSKGVKWIYEPTFIGIPGPNENLTFLCHWKLGKYLEANDEVNVSIIGWSNTFQMKDFGVSLECDTVDADLSVPSNELAIKSSDPSAYLSGQCVMERYMPVYQLAWNHYCFSHPDYFLFNGHQRKQATMRFILYQKLFDDFGQSPIDAGTQDDSDIDIYHEKYAEEAALAELEDDMEWPW
- the LOC101264270 gene encoding disease resistance protein RPV1-like isoform X2 encodes the protein MSHQFVHHVFLSFISNTFGDHLHTALLTAGIPSFRPDDKKLQNAIQESRILIAIISKDYASSHRCLDELTHMIQTRKSFGNFLLPVFYDVDPSDVRKQKGTFEQPFFNFEKRYKTEKVDQWRAALREVADLGGMVLQNQADGSESRFIQEIVKVVVGKLRRTVLSVAPRPVGIDCRVKEIDLWLKEGYNYVDILAIHGMGGIGKTTIAKTAYNLNFHRFEGSSFLADVGKVLEKYDGLGRLQRQLLSNILGKDVEKIYNVNEGSVKIQEAISCKRVLLVLDDIDNIDQLNAVLGMRDWFSPGSKIIITTRNGHLLSSTEACRCRMYKLKTLDAKESLQLFSWYAFGEESPPLEYMDLTIDVVHHCKGIPLALKVLGSSLGDLSIEIWGSALRKLKDIPDSKILEKLRISYECLPDDNVQNLFLDIVCFFAGKDKDYAVRILDGCGFFSVIGIQILVDRCLLEIDHNKLMVHQLLQDMGREIIREESPWEPSSQSRIWKHKDAFNILQGKTGTERIQGLVLDIRMLKKVEYVGQKLNGNDVGHRQLDVRSLRMTDANSQGRQSLTVLELFRNVFSETSNVVQLEIDAFSRMKKLRILRLTEAKFTGSYQWFPKRLKLLHWRGFLLKSIPKDLPLESLVALDMRRSRLQQAWEGTRMLKLLKILNFSHSHFLRRTPDFSGLPNLEKLILKDCVRLFHIHESIGDLEELVLLNLRDCKSLSNLPRSFCKLKSLETLIISGCYGLALSTIDLRNLESLRTLHADEINYGHEKSWVALWQSWSSKLTKSPDYDNFSLYSLSSSLVSLSLARCKLTDDALSLGVNNLFSLRHLNLSGNLISNLPQSITNLCMLQDLWLDACPNLQSLPNLPSTLIKLKATECTLLERVTTMPSLLETHRLFLDVRGSEKLTEIPGLFKLEPVRNFEEEMVNTLNHLNLDDIQNAEVELFNRLTNTKKKNSVQGLYEFGIFSTYFPGSEIPSWFSMKGEENLLTLKVNSLTNTKIIGLNICIVYSRSDHQKSRCWEENQLANWYSFFIKLNNLSKGVKWIYEPTFIGIPGPNENLTFLCHWKLGKYLEANDEVNVSIIGWSNTFQMKDFGVSLECDTVDADLSVPSNELAIKSSDPSAYLSGQCVMERYMPVYQLAWNHYCFSHPDYFLFNGHQRKQATMRFILYQKLFDDFGQNAGTQDDSDIDIYHEKYAEEAALAELEDDMEWPW